The Zingiber officinale cultivar Zhangliang chromosome 9A, Zo_v1.1, whole genome shotgun sequence genome window below encodes:
- the LOC122021816 gene encoding GDSL esterase/lipase At1g28600-like isoform X2: protein MDKLPFSFFLFLVCCYSHFASAQCYNALFNFGDSLSDTGNVVLAGLPYGMTYFGHHTGRCSDGRLVIDFIAEGIGLPHLPPNTASNASFHSGANFAFIAAPALPFDFFHRRGLSQGLHVNASLHEQIDRFQKLLPSICGSPQECRDFLSKSLLVVGEFGGNDYNTGLFGGWSITKVRSFVPHVTRAVAEGIERLIGLGAVDLIVPSVLPVGCFPLYLTLYQSSDPTEYGRRTGCLRRFNALSWYHNAALRRQLDRFRKKYPAVSIRYADFYAQLFDFVINPVKYGFTAGALRTCCGAPGTGNYNFNLQAKCDQNGSTVCSDISAHVSWDGIHMTETAHRIIAQGWLNGPYVNPPILSSPTS, encoded by the exons ATGGATAAGctccccttctccttcttcctcttcctcgtctgCTGCTACTCCCATTTCGCCTCCGCCCAGTGCTACAATGCCCTTTTCAACTTCGGCGACTCCCTTTCCGACACCGGCAACGTCGTCCTCGCCGGCCTCCCATATGGCATGACATACTTCGGTCACCACACCGGACGCTGCTCCGATGGCCGCCTCGTCATCGATTTCATCG CCGAGGGGATCGGGCTGCCGCACCTGCCGCCCAACACCGCCAGCAATGCGAGCTTCCACAGTGGCGCTAACTTCGCCTTCATCGCTGCCCCGGCCTTGCCCTTCGATTTCTTCCACCGTCGTGGCCTCAGCCAAGGGCTCCATGTGAATGCCTCCCTCCACGAGCAGATCGATCGGTTCCAGAAGCTTCTGCCTTCCATTTGCGGCTCGCCCCAAG AATGCAGGGATTTCCTGAGCAAATCCCTTCTGGTCGTCGGAGAGTTCGGGGGCAACGACTACAACACTGGGCTTTTCGGTGGATGGTCCATCACTAAAGTGAGGTCCTTTGTGCCCCATGTCACTCGAGCTGTCGCCGAAGGCATTGAA CGATTGATTGGCCTTGGCGCTGTTGATCTCATCGTTCCTTCGGTGCTGCCGGTTGGCTGCTTCCCCCTATATCTCACGCTCTATCAGTCCTCTGATCCAACCGAGTACGGCCGCCGGACCGGCTGCCTGAGAAGGTTCAACGCCCTGTCATGGTACCACAATGCGGCGCTCCGGCGGCAGCTGGACCGCTTCCGGAAGAAGTACCCGGCTGTATCAATTCGTTATGCTGACTTCTACGCCCAGCTATTCGACTTCGTCATTAATCCTGTCAAATACG GGTTTACTGCTGGAGCCTTGAGGACTTGCTGCGGAGCTCCTGGAACAGGGAACTACAACTTCAATCTGCAGGCCAAGTGTGACCAAAATGGCTCAACCGTGTGCTCTGACATATCTGCTCATGTAAGCTGGGATGGAATCCACATGACCGAGACTGCCCATCGCATCATCGCCCAGGGTTGGCTCAATGGCCCCTATGTCAACCCTCCCATTTTGAGTTCCCCCACCAGCTAA
- the LOC122020512 gene encoding uncharacterized protein HI_0077-like: MPQVVLRLRPRCFAARNLFFVRALSFGTVAPAPSQVRPWPGLRSWRDAPPNESRSWGSHGPSPSPPHDPIAMPASSLSECAATVLSTADPLTKSRLSHLAYSRWCRREIPVGSAVPPARPARPEKPLLVPPKEIPSHKSAGLPLNAYMLHNLAHVELNAIDLAWDTVVRFSPLREELGDEFFADFARVADDESRHFSWCSQRLNELGFSYGDMPAHNFLWRECEKSSEDVAARLAVIPLVQEARGLDAGPRLVQKLVGFGDLRTSYIVTKIAEEEMAHVAVGLYWFLHVCKKMDRTPCATFKDLLEEYGVELKGPFNHTARDKVGIPRDWYDGAEKQEGRAKLSEVHDRLSSIIALERNNSEMNC, encoded by the exons ATGCCGCAGGTGGTGCTCCGCCTGCGTCCTCGCTGCTTCGCCGCTCGCAACCTCTTCTTCGTCCGCGCCCTCAGCTTCGGCACCGTCGCCCCCGCCCCTTCGCAGGTGCGACCGTGGCCCGGCCTCCGTTCCTGGCGCGACGCTCCGCCCAATGAGAGCCGCTCCTGGGGAAGCCACGGTCCGTCGCCTTCCCCTCCACACGATCCCATCGCCATGCCGGCGTCCTCTCTCTCCGAGTGCGCCGCCACGGTCCTCTCCACTGCCGATCCCCTCACCAAGTCCCGCCTCTCCCATCTCGCGTACTCTCGTTGGTGCCGCCGCGAGATTCCCGTTGGTTCCGCCGTCCCCCCTGCCCGCCCTGCCCGGCCAGAGAAGCCCCTTCTG GTGCCGCCCAAGGAGATTCCTTCACACAAGAGTGCAGGATTGCCTCTCAACGCCTACATGCTTCACAATTTAGCCCACGTCGAACTTAACGCCATCGACCTGGCGTGGGATACTGTGGTTCGCTTCTCGCCGTTGAGGGAGGAGCTTGGTGATGAATTTTTTGCTGACTTTGCTCGCGTTGCCGATGATGAAAGCCGGCATTTCTCCTGGTGCTCTCAGAGGCTCAATGAGCTCGGCTTCAG CTATGGGGATATGCCGGCTCACAATTTCTTATGGAGGGAGTGTGAGAAATCCTCTGAAGATGTTGCTGCTCGCTTGGCAGTGATCCCTTTAGTGCAG GAAGCCAGAGGTCTTGATGCAGGACCAAGACTTGTCCAAAAGTTGGTAGGTTTTGGAGATTTAAGAACATCATACATAGTCACTAAGATCGCTGAGGAAGAAATGGCACATGTTGCGGTTGGACTCTACTGGTTCCTCCATGTTTGCAAAAAGATGGACAGAACTCCATGTGCTACTTTCAAGG ACCTGCTGGAGGAGTACGGCGTGGAGCTGAAAGGTCCCTTCAACCACACAGCTCGCGACAAAGTTGGGATTCCTCGCGACTG GTATGATGGTGCAGAAAAGCAAGAAGGAAGGGCTAAACTCTCAGAG GTCCATGATAGGCTGTCTTCCATCATAGCTCTGGAGAGGAACAACTCAGAAATGAACTGCTAA
- the LOC122021816 gene encoding GDSL esterase/lipase At5g45910-like isoform X1, whose protein sequence is MDKLPFSFFLFLVCCYSHFASAQCYNALFNFGDSLSDTGNVVLAGLPYGMTYFGHHTGRCSDGRLVIDFIAEGIGLPHLPPNTASNASFHSGANFAFIAAPALPFDFFHRRGLSQGLHVNASLHEQIDRFQKLLPSICGSPQGLSTGAIFRPDNSLLDSCKIPLAECRDFLSKSLLVVGEFGGNDYNTGLFGGWSITKVRSFVPHVTRAVAEGIERLIGLGAVDLIVPSVLPVGCFPLYLTLYQSSDPTEYGRRTGCLRRFNALSWYHNAALRRQLDRFRKKYPAVSIRYADFYAQLFDFVINPVKYGFTAGALRTCCGAPGTGNYNFNLQAKCDQNGSTVCSDISAHVSWDGIHMTETAHRIIAQGWLNGPYVNPPILSSPTS, encoded by the exons ATGGATAAGctccccttctccttcttcctcttcctcgtctgCTGCTACTCCCATTTCGCCTCCGCCCAGTGCTACAATGCCCTTTTCAACTTCGGCGACTCCCTTTCCGACACCGGCAACGTCGTCCTCGCCGGCCTCCCATATGGCATGACATACTTCGGTCACCACACCGGACGCTGCTCCGATGGCCGCCTCGTCATCGATTTCATCG CCGAGGGGATCGGGCTGCCGCACCTGCCGCCCAACACCGCCAGCAATGCGAGCTTCCACAGTGGCGCTAACTTCGCCTTCATCGCTGCCCCGGCCTTGCCCTTCGATTTCTTCCACCGTCGTGGCCTCAGCCAAGGGCTCCATGTGAATGCCTCCCTCCACGAGCAGATCGATCGGTTCCAGAAGCTTCTGCCTTCCATTTGCGGCTCGCCCCAAGGTCTCTCCACTGGCGCTATCTTTCGCCCAGATAACTCTCTTCTTGATTCCTGTAAGATTCCTCTTGCAGAATGCAGGGATTTCCTGAGCAAATCCCTTCTGGTCGTCGGAGAGTTCGGGGGCAACGACTACAACACTGGGCTTTTCGGTGGATGGTCCATCACTAAAGTGAGGTCCTTTGTGCCCCATGTCACTCGAGCTGTCGCCGAAGGCATTGAA CGATTGATTGGCCTTGGCGCTGTTGATCTCATCGTTCCTTCGGTGCTGCCGGTTGGCTGCTTCCCCCTATATCTCACGCTCTATCAGTCCTCTGATCCAACCGAGTACGGCCGCCGGACCGGCTGCCTGAGAAGGTTCAACGCCCTGTCATGGTACCACAATGCGGCGCTCCGGCGGCAGCTGGACCGCTTCCGGAAGAAGTACCCGGCTGTATCAATTCGTTATGCTGACTTCTACGCCCAGCTATTCGACTTCGTCATTAATCCTGTCAAATACG GGTTTACTGCTGGAGCCTTGAGGACTTGCTGCGGAGCTCCTGGAACAGGGAACTACAACTTCAATCTGCAGGCCAAGTGTGACCAAAATGGCTCAACCGTGTGCTCTGACATATCTGCTCATGTAAGCTGGGATGGAATCCACATGACCGAGACTGCCCATCGCATCATCGCCCAGGGTTGGCTCAATGGCCCCTATGTCAACCCTCCCATTTTGAGTTCCCCCACCAGCTAA